The stretch of DNA TATAATAGAAATAAAATAAAGCCGTAGCTCTTACGCCATAAATAAAATGCTCCAAAAGACGAATGCAAATTGCATCCAATTCACCATTTCCGGGATATTGAGCCAGGCGTTTACCCATTTCTTCACGCACAAAATAATTAGCTGTGTTTCCAGTATCTATTATTTGCTTTTCCGCCAAAGCGTATTTTCCCTTTTCTAAATTGCGGAATATTTTTTCCACTTCTGCATCAAGGATTTTATAATCATCCAGATTCAGACGACCGATTTCTTTTATCATTTAACCTGCTTTGCGACGAATATTTTTGTTCCGTCACTATAATTGATAGTGTTCTTAGCACTTGTATTCTTATATTGTTTTGGCACGAATCTAATTGTTACCCTTCCCTTGGATAGAATTTATTATACGGGATTGAGGATAATTGGGATTGATGTGTATCGCTATTAAATACACACCTATTTAACTTCTGTTATCTGTCAAGAAAAATATGCAGCTGAAAAACAAGTTCCTCCTAACGGAAATTTAAATTAGAAACCCTATAAACCCTTGATTTTTTGTACCGGCGCTCGCTGTAGCGCCGAAAAAATTAGGCGGAACGGAGTCCACCTGTACAGGGGGATTTATTTGTACCGGCGCTCGCTGTAGCGCCGAAAAAATTAGGCGGAACGGCGTCCGCCTGTACAGTGGGTTTTTTGTACCGGCGCTCGCTGTAGCGCCGAAAAAAATAAGGCGGAACGGCGTCCGCCTGTACAAATAACGGCGTCCGCCTGTACCTGAAAATTAGTGGATAATATCTATCGCGTTTTGCACTTGCCAGCGCAATGATTTTGTGTATCCTTTCTATATGAAGAGAAGTTTCCTAATCATTTTAATCGTATTGCCGATGGTTTGTTTTGCGCTTTCCGCAGAGGAAAATAGTTATCCAACAGATTATCTACTTTCCTATCCTGCAACAATTTATACCGAGGCAACGGCTCCCCTAAACTGGCAAAAAGCAAATTGGCTACAGGCAAGCGTCATAATTTTAACAGCAGGGAGTTTATATTTTCTGGATGACGAATTGCGTGAGCTCTATCAACGCAACCGAACTGAATTTACCGATAATATTTTTACGGGCGCAAAGCAATGCGGAGAGGTGAAAATTGTGCTTCCAGCTTTAGCCATAACCACTTTAGGAGGGTATCTTGCCCAAAATGAAAAGATTACCGACACGGGTTTGCTGTGTTTAAAAAGTTCTGTTTTGGCTTTATCAGTTACGCAAATCCTCAAGATGGCTTCGCAAAGGCAAAGGCCTTTAAAAGACCAAGGCGAACAATTTTGGAACGGAAGCAAATTTTCGTTTCACAATGATAGTTTTCCTTCCGGGCACTCAACTTTGGTTTGGAGCATAGCACCCATCATAGCAGAAGCGAATCAACCAATAAAATGGATTCCACCCACGGTTTATGTAATGGCAACTTTAACTTCGTTATCCCGCCTGAACGATGATCAGCATTGGACCAGCGATGTTTTTACCGGAGCGGTAATTGGATATGTAACGGCAAAATTAACATTAAAAACCACTCCTCATTGGCAGCTAAGTTATTATCAACAGGGGCAGGGAGTTTCCGTTCTTTATCGTTTCTGAGCAGATACCCGCTATTTTACTTCCCCTCCAATCCCAAACCAATTTTCAGGCAGATGCCCAAAAGTTATCAGGAACTGCATATATTTTCTAAGTTGCTTTTCCCCTGCCAATTACGCTTATGCCTCGCCTCATCCACTCCTCCTCTTCCCCTCCTTTGCTCCTCGTTTAGGAGGAGAGGAAGGGGAGCAAATAAGGAGAAGTAGATAGGAAGATAGTAAGACAAAAGCTGGGAAGGGAAGCGAAATCAGCTAAAGTTAAAGTTCTCTCTAAAATAAATAACAAGCGTCCATCCTATTACTGGAATAAAAATTGCATATAATATTAAGAAAGGTTTTTGTTTTTCAGAAAGTAAAGAGGAGGAAAGGAAAATGAAACGCCTTGTTCTATTATGCGTGCTTTTTACCGCAATATCCTTCGCTGGGGCAAATCCCATTGTGGAAAATTTAATCAGCAGATTCTGGTTTGAAGAAGATAATGTGCTGAAGATTGAATTAAGCAGATTTTTCCACTACTATAACATTGAAACGGTAACTTATCTGGATGCCGAGGACTCACTTACCTTTGTTATTACTCCAGATTCTTTGGAGTTTCATCTCATTCAAATTCCGGAAAGTTGTAATACACCTGCTCAAGGATATTTTACGCTACGAGCTGCAGAATTAACTGATGATACGGTTCATTGGGGAGAGGGCTTGGAAAATGATTTAAGCCCCTTATACGATACTCAATGTGCAATTCAAATGCTTTATGATAATTTTAATGGTGATAATGTTTATGGTTGGGCAAAAGATATTTCACCTTCGGTTTGCAGTTCACAATATTGTTCTGCCAGATTCACTCTCCAAGTGATATGTACTGATTTAAGCGGTTTACCGGTTGCCGGTGTTTCTGTTTTTCACAGTCAATCCGGTTGGGGTGAATTTAATAATCCGATTATAACTAATGCGGAAGGCATTGCCACAGATGATTTATGGCCTATGAAAACGCGGTTTTGGGTAAAAAATCCCCTTAATGATGAAACGGTGTTTGATACCCTGTTTTTTGCCGAACCCTCGGAACTTAAGACCTTTTCGGTGCAATTGCCAATTTCCGTAGAGGATAGTGTTTTGCCCTCTGCTACCGGTAAACTGATCATAAATCCTTCCGTGCTGAATATGAATTCCGGAAAGGCATTACATATTGTTTATGGCCAAAAGATTTCCGGTAAGGCAGAACTGATTTTATATGACCTCAAAGGACGCAAACTTGCCGCAACAAAATACACAAAAAAGGAAGTGGATTGGCTGCTTCCCAAGCTTGCCAACGGTATATATTTTGTCCGTTTAACGAACGATGGCAAAGCATTGGGAACGGCTAAACTGATCGTCATCAAGTGAAATATGTAGTTCTATCTATTTTAATAATCGGCATAACAGCCCTTTCGGCACTTAGCTTTGAGGCGGAAGAATTAAATTTTACCCTCCAAAAAGAGAGGTGGGAAATGGAGGGCTTATATTATTTTGCCAATTACGATACCATTGCTGTTGCCCAATTAATTTATTTTCCGATTCCGGTGGATAGTGTTTGTTTGCCGGCAACCCTAAAAAAAATAGCCATTCAGGAAGGGAAAGATGCCAAAGTAACAATGAAAAAACAGACCCAGAACGGTTTTTCTTTTTCACTTTCTTTGCCCGCAAAGTCATTTTGCTCCGTGCAAATTATCTATACTCAGGCACTGAAAGGAAATTATGCCAAATATATTATTACTTCAGCAAATGCTTGGGGCAGACCTTTACCTTATGCAAAATATACTCTCAGAAAAGGAAAGAAGGTGGAAATAACCGCTCTGCCTTTTCCGGTTCAGAAACGGAAAAAAGATAGTTATACCTGGGAATTTTACGATTTTGTGCCCGATAAGGACATAGCAGTGCATTTTGTGGCCAAGCAAAATAACAAGGAAAAATGAAGTGCACGGATTAACTCAGATTATTATGCTTAAGCTCTTTTGGCTTAATAAGTTACCATAAGTTGAGCAGAAACTGAAGGGAAAGGCCAAAGTGCGAGTAATGAGCAAGGTTAAAAAAGCATTTGACATATAATCAAATAATCAGGATTAGACGCACAATGAAATTTAATGGATCGGGAAGATATGAAAATATTAGTATTAAATTGCGGTAGTTCCTCTATTAAATATCAGCTTATTGATATGCAAACAGAGAACTTAATGGCAGAGGGCATTGTAGAAAAAATCGGGGAAGATATTGCGCTTTTTACCTTTAAAAGTAGCAAATACACGAAAAAGAAACGCGAAATGGTGATTGATAATCATGAACAGGGTTTGCAACTTATTTTGGAAGCGCTGATTGATCCGGCCACTGGCGTTCTGAATGAACTAACGGAAATAGATGCAGTAGGCCATCGTTTGGTGCATGCCGGAGAACATTATTCCGATGCGGTGAAAATTACTGATAATGTGGTAGAAGTGATGGAAGAATGTATATCTCTGGCGCCACTGCATAATCCTGCCAATTTGAAAGGCATAGAAGCAGTAAAAAATAAAATGCCGGAATGTCCTCAATGCGGTGTTTTCGATACTGCTTTTCATCAAACAATGCCCGCTATGGCATATTTGTATCCCTTACCGCTGGAATTTTATACTAACTATAAAATTCGGCGTTACGGTTTTCATGGAACCAGCCACAAATATGTAAGCTTTAAAGCGGCGGAATTTTTACACCGTCCGTTGACGGATATGAAAGTGATAACCTGTCATCTTGGTAACGGAGCTTCCATTTCTGCCATCAAAAATGGTAAATCAATAGATACTTCAATGGGTTTTACTCCCTTAGAGGGCTTGATGATGGGAACCCGTTGCGGAGACATTGATCCTGCCATTCCGATACATATGCAACAACAGCTTGGACTTACAGTGGAAGAAGTGAATAACATATTAAATAAAAAAAGCGGTATGCTGGGTTTGAGTCATATTTCCAATGATATGAGGGAAATTGAAAGCGAAGTATTGGAAAAAAATAATCCCAAGGCGATTATGGCGTTAAATGTATATTGCTACCGCATAAAAAAATACATCGGCAGCTATTTTGCCGCTCTGAACGGACTTGATGTTTTGGTTTTTACCGGCGGAGTAGGTGAAAATATGCCGATTGCTCGTGATATTATCTGCCGGGATATGGAAGCGCTCGGCATAAAGATTAACCTGGAAGAAAATGCCAAACATAGTGATGATATCCAAGTTTTAAGTTCAGCCGAAGCAAAAGTAATCGTGCTAAAAATACCAACTAATGAAGAGCTGATGATAGCTCGCGAAACAGAAAACATATTAAGGCAGGAAAAATGAATGCGTTGAGCCAATCGTTTTATCGAATCTTGTTTGATCAATCCCCTGTGTCTTTGTGGGTAGAAGATTTCAGAGAAATTAAAAGTGAAGTTCAGAAACTTAAGCAGGATGGAATTGAAGATCTGCGTAAATACCTGACGGAGAATCCTGAAAAATTCGATGACTTGTTAGACAAACTGAAAGTAGTAGATGTGAATAATACTACTCTGCGTATTTATAAGGCAGTGAATAAACGGGAGTTGCTGGATAATCTGCAGCTTATTTTTAAAGATGAAGCGCATAATGTTATGTTGGATTCGATCTTAGCGGTGGCAGAAGAGAAGGAATATTTTCAGGGGCAGGGCATTAACTATGACCTGAAAGGTAACAAACTCTATTTTAACATTTCTTGGAATATTCCTTTGGGCGAGCAAAAGGACTATGAAAGTGTAATTGTAGCTATGCAGGATATTACGAATCTTACTTTAACCAGCAACGAATTGGAAGAACGCGAGGCATTATTTCGCTGTATTTTTGAACAGTCCTCGGATGGAATGATGCTGTTCCAAAAAGACGGTAAAGTGATTATGGCTAATGATACGATTGAGGAACATTTCGGTATTCCTGCCAATAAAATAATCGGTGAATATATCTGGAATATCTACAAAGAATTCAGTCAAATTGTAACTTTCGAACAATCAGACCTGATGAATAAAGAAAATGTTCTAAGAATCCTATCTGAACCTAACGAAGCATTTATGGAAATGGAATATTCCTTTACGGACAACCACCACAAAATTCATGCTCGCAAACAAACGATTTTACCCATCTCTACAACTAAAGGAGATATATTTGCCTATATTTCCACAGACCTAACTCCTGCTTACCGTTCGGAAAAAGTAACCTCCATTCTGCATCAAATAAGCCATGCGGTAAATATTACGGAATCGTTGGAAGATTTATTTCAAATTATACATAAGGCAATTAGCACGATAATTGACGCCACCAATTTTTATATTGCCCTCTACGATGAAAAGAGCAATCTGATTACTTTTCCCTATCTGGTGGATGAAATGGAAGAAAGTAATTTTCCCGTTGTGGCTGATGATAGCCAATCATTAACAGCACAAATAATTAGCGAAGCCAAAACACTGTTGCTGGATAGCAAAGAAATTGAAAGAAGGGTAAAAACTACTGGACTGGTGGGAGTTGAATGCAAAAACTTTTTGGGTATTCCCCTAATCCTTTCCGGAAAAGTGCTCGGCGCTTTAGTGGTGCAATCTTATCAAGATATCGATCTCTATGATGAAGAAGATAAATTGCTGCTGGAATCAATCTCTGAACAGATAGCTTTCGCTTTGCATAAAAAGCAGGCGGATGAAAACATCAAAATCTTGGTTCAGGCAGTGGAACAAGCAGGTGAAGGCATCGTTATCTTCACGCCGGAAGGAGATATTCAATATGTAAATTCCATCTTTGAGAAAATAACCTCTTACCGCAGAATTGAGCTGTTGGGCAAACCTTTTGAATATCTTCCTTTAAAATCCAACAACAATTTGGAAATTAAACAATCCTGGATGCGGGTTCGTTCTTCTCAGCCGTGGAGCGGAAAAGTTGATATGGTTCGTAAAGATGGTTCAACCGCTACTTTGGATATGGTGGTAAAACCTGTGATTGATAATGAGGGACGCCTCTCCAGTATCGTTGCCAGCTGTAAAGACATTACTTATGAAATTTTACAGGAAGAACAAATGAAGAGGACTCAACGGCTGGAAGCTCTCGGTCGTTTAACTGGAGGCATCGCTCACGATTTTAATAATATATTAAGCGCCATCATTGGCTATACTGAACTGGCTGCCGATGATTTACCTCCCGAAAGCGATGCTGCAATGAATTTGCTGGAAGTATTAAAATCATCCACTCGCGCCAAAGAAATGATTCACCAGCTGATATCTTTTTCTCGTCAGGAAGAATCTAAATCGGAAGTAATAGAATTAGTGGATCATGTAAAAGAATCGGTGCGTTTTCTGAAGTCCTTTTTACCTCATTCCATAGAAATAAGAGAAAGGTATGCGGCTGATAAAAGTACCGTTTGGGCGGTTCCCAGCCAGATTCATCAGATTGTAATCAATTTGGGCACGAATTCTATGCATGCCATTAAAAGAGATGATGGTTACATAGATGTTTCCGTTGAGCCAGTTGCTTTTCGCAGCAGTGATATGCAGATGTTTCCTGAACTTGAACAAAGCCAATATCTGAAAATATCCGTGAGTGATAATGGAACTGGTATTGAGCCCTCCATTATAGACCGGATTTTTGATCCCTATTTTACTACTAAAGGTGCCACCGATGGAACCGGTTTGGGACTTTCCATCGTGCATAGCATAATTCAGTCACACCATGGAGCTATCAGAGTGGATAGTAAACCCGGAATCGGAACCACTTTTGATATCTATCTTCCTCTGTATATACAGGAACAAGCTAATCAGGAAGGAATGGAAGAAGACGAAGAAATTGATTATAGCGGCACAGAGACCCTTATGTTCGTAGATGACGAACCAAGCTTAGTTTCCGTGTTCAGACAGGGTATGATGCGTTTGGGCTATAAAGTTGAGGGCTTTACAGATCCCCGTAAAGCACACGAATATTTTACTAAAAATCCCAATGCCGTGGATATCGTGATTACGGATACTACGATGCCTTATATGAATGGCGTAGATTTGGCTGCCAAACTGATGTCCATCCGCCCCGATATTCCCATTATAATTTGCACCGGTTTTACCACCTTAATTTCGATGGAAGAAGCAAGACAGCGGGGAATTCGTGATTTCATAATGAAGCCCTTCAAGATTAGAGATATCGCCACTCGGATCAGAGAAATATTGAATTTTGACAAGAGTAATAACGATGCGCCTGGATCTCTTGCTGAATAAACTCTGCCTTACCAAAACTCGCTCCATAGCTAAAACTGCTTGCGATAAGAACTTGGTATTGGTAAACAATAAACAGGCAAAAGCGGCAACCGATGTAAAAGAAGGAGATATTATTATCTTTCGGCTCTATAATGCGGAACACGAAATCCGGATCACTAAAATTCCGGAAGGCAATGTAGCTAAAAAGGACACTACAAAATATTACGAGATGTTACGCAAAGAAGATCTTTCCTGAAAACAGGAGTATATTAAGTTGTTTTTATAAGTTGCTGACGCTTTTTGCGCTAAAAAAAGGATTGATAGCTTGCACAAATGCTATGTTATATTGCTCTTATTGCTTATCGGAGGATGCCTCTGTGCAAATTACACTCTGCAATTAAAGACCAATAATCTTGCCGTTTATGCTCG from Candidatus Cloacimonas sp. encodes:
- a CDS encoding phosphatase PAP2 family protein, with product MKRSFLIILIVLPMVCFALSAEENSYPTDYLLSYPATIYTEATAPLNWQKANWLQASVIILTAGSLYFLDDELRELYQRNRTEFTDNIFTGAKQCGEVKIVLPALAITTLGGYLAQNEKITDTGLLCLKSSVLALSVTQILKMASQRQRPLKDQGEQFWNGSKFSFHNDSFPSGHSTLVWSIAPIIAEANQPIKWIPPTVYVMATLTSLSRLNDDQHWTSDVFTGAVIGYVTAKLTLKTTPHWQLSYYQQGQGVSVLYRF
- a CDS encoding acetate kinase, with protein sequence MKILVLNCGSSSIKYQLIDMQTENLMAEGIVEKIGEDIALFTFKSSKYTKKKREMVIDNHEQGLQLILEALIDPATGVLNELTEIDAVGHRLVHAGEHYSDAVKITDNVVEVMEECISLAPLHNPANLKGIEAVKNKMPECPQCGVFDTAFHQTMPAMAYLYPLPLEFYTNYKIRRYGFHGTSHKYVSFKAAEFLHRPLTDMKVITCHLGNGASISAIKNGKSIDTSMGFTPLEGLMMGTRCGDIDPAIPIHMQQQLGLTVEEVNNILNKKSGMLGLSHISNDMREIESEVLEKNNPKAIMALNVYCYRIKKYIGSYFAALNGLDVLVFTGGVGENMPIARDIICRDMEALGIKINLEENAKHSDDIQVLSSAEAKVIVLKIPTNEELMIARETENILRQEK
- a CDS encoding PAS domain S-box protein; protein product: MNALSQSFYRILFDQSPVSLWVEDFREIKSEVQKLKQDGIEDLRKYLTENPEKFDDLLDKLKVVDVNNTTLRIYKAVNKRELLDNLQLIFKDEAHNVMLDSILAVAEEKEYFQGQGINYDLKGNKLYFNISWNIPLGEQKDYESVIVAMQDITNLTLTSNELEEREALFRCIFEQSSDGMMLFQKDGKVIMANDTIEEHFGIPANKIIGEYIWNIYKEFSQIVTFEQSDLMNKENVLRILSEPNEAFMEMEYSFTDNHHKIHARKQTILPISTTKGDIFAYISTDLTPAYRSEKVTSILHQISHAVNITESLEDLFQIIHKAISTIIDATNFYIALYDEKSNLITFPYLVDEMEESNFPVVADDSQSLTAQIISEAKTLLLDSKEIERRVKTTGLVGVECKNFLGIPLILSGKVLGALVVQSYQDIDLYDEEDKLLLESISEQIAFALHKKQADENIKILVQAVEQAGEGIVIFTPEGDIQYVNSIFEKITSYRRIELLGKPFEYLPLKSNNNLEIKQSWMRVRSSQPWSGKVDMVRKDGSTATLDMVVKPVIDNEGRLSSIVASCKDITYEILQEEQMKRTQRLEALGRLTGGIAHDFNNILSAIIGYTELAADDLPPESDAAMNLLEVLKSSTRAKEMIHQLISFSRQEESKSEVIELVDHVKESVRFLKSFLPHSIEIRERYAADKSTVWAVPSQIHQIVINLGTNSMHAIKRDDGYIDVSVEPVAFRSSDMQMFPELEQSQYLKISVSDNGTGIEPSIIDRIFDPYFTTKGATDGTGLGLSIVHSIIQSHHGAIRVDSKPGIGTTFDIYLPLYIQEQANQEGMEEDEEIDYSGTETLMFVDDEPSLVSVFRQGMMRLGYKVEGFTDPRKAHEYFTKNPNAVDIVITDTTMPYMNGVDLAAKLMSIRPDIPIIICTGFTTLISMEEARQRGIRDFIMKPFKIRDIATRIREILNFDKSNNDAPGSLAE
- a CDS encoding T9SS type A sorting domain-containing protein, with translation MKRLVLLCVLFTAISFAGANPIVENLISRFWFEEDNVLKIELSRFFHYYNIETVTYLDAEDSLTFVITPDSLEFHLIQIPESCNTPAQGYFTLRAAELTDDTVHWGEGLENDLSPLYDTQCAIQMLYDNFNGDNVYGWAKDISPSVCSSQYCSARFTLQVICTDLSGLPVAGVSVFHSQSGWGEFNNPIITNAEGIATDDLWPMKTRFWVKNPLNDETVFDTLFFAEPSELKTFSVQLPISVEDSVLPSATGKLIINPSVLNMNSGKALHIVYGQKISGKAELILYDLKGRKLAATKYTKKEVDWLLPKLANGIYFVRLTNDGKALGTAKLIVIK
- a CDS encoding S4 domain-containing protein, translating into MRLDLLLNKLCLTKTRSIAKTACDKNLVLVNNKQAKAATDVKEGDIIIFRLYNAEHEIRITKIPEGNVAKKDTTKYYEMLRKEDLS